From one Myxococcus xanthus genomic stretch:
- the ruvX gene encoding Holliday junction resolvase RuvX encodes MRTMGLDLGTKTIGVAVSDGLGLTAQGITTVRRTSLKADLAALATVASEHEVTHVVLGLPLNMDGSEGPRAEASRKFADTLAQSLGVTVELWDERLSTVAATRTLLEADVSRARRREVIDQVAAQFILQGWLDAHRPPDTDYHPDDYDSEP; translated from the coding sequence ATGCGCACCATGGGCCTGGACCTGGGCACCAAAACCATTGGAGTGGCCGTCTCGGACGGACTGGGCCTCACGGCCCAAGGCATCACCACCGTCCGCCGCACGTCGCTCAAGGCGGACCTCGCGGCGCTGGCCACCGTCGCGAGCGAACATGAGGTGACCCACGTCGTGCTGGGCCTGCCGCTCAACATGGACGGCAGCGAGGGCCCGCGCGCCGAGGCGTCCCGGAAGTTCGCGGACACCCTGGCCCAGTCGCTGGGGGTGACGGTGGAGCTATGGGACGAGCGGCTGTCCACCGTGGCCGCCACACGGACCCTGCTCGAGGCGGACGTCAGCCGGGCCCGCCGCCGGGAGGTCATCGATCAGGTGGCCGCGCAGTTCATCCTCCAGGGATGGCTGGATGCCCACCGGCCGCCGGATACCGACTATCACCCCGACGACTACGATTCGGAGCCCTGA
- a CDS encoding ArnT family glycosyltransferase, which produces MATAPAPFSVSPPHAPGLSAVPAPQHEPGTRLLVGLLLVAALVPRLGVFFVNENLFGDAVVRTELAERWLRAPHIITAYGDGAYQFGPLHMYLVGAALSVFDREVAGRVVSLLFGVLSVVPLFALTRRLFGWRAGVVAGLSFAAWGMHMQFSTTASSEAVSLFFMLATFALYAEGVDDNRFLPLFQAALMLNLACALRYDAWMYIPLLTVALCFSSQDKVVSLTRAVGFGLVCLPFPLLWMQGNELMHGNPFFPVVAVEDFHRNWVKSSLGSGSNVLWRLQQLGFWPGIALLTLSPLVALLGMAGMVRAWRSRPDTRWLVAAAVLPAAYFTFRAAVLLTFVPLGRFTVTQVALLPVFVAFGFAGLVATRGGPMLRKALAGVTVLVAVAVPVAMGVYTFRADGPLQSTMRPISPTSTNPVALMQVAKFLKAEVAAKGGAAALDVDPNYMDLQLAFFSGLPEERLARVRWDTFRQRMQEARPEVLVRFDGGALAKAEGVKLEERSLVLDGVAYQKLDGFTAPLHVYRRQP; this is translated from the coding sequence ATGGCCACCGCCCCCGCCCCCTTCTCCGTTTCGCCTCCCCATGCACCTGGCCTGTCGGCGGTGCCTGCCCCTCAGCACGAGCCAGGCACCCGGCTGCTCGTCGGGCTGTTGCTGGTGGCGGCGCTGGTGCCGCGGCTGGGCGTGTTCTTCGTCAACGAGAACCTCTTCGGTGACGCGGTGGTGCGCACGGAGCTGGCGGAGCGCTGGTTGCGGGCGCCGCACATCATCACCGCCTATGGGGACGGGGCCTACCAGTTCGGTCCGTTGCACATGTACCTGGTGGGCGCGGCGCTGTCGGTGTTCGACCGGGAGGTCGCGGGCCGTGTGGTGAGCCTGCTGTTCGGCGTGTTGTCGGTGGTGCCGCTGTTCGCGCTGACGCGCCGGCTCTTCGGCTGGCGCGCGGGCGTGGTGGCGGGCCTGTCCTTCGCGGCGTGGGGCATGCACATGCAGTTCTCCACCACGGCCAGCAGCGAGGCGGTGTCCCTCTTCTTCATGCTGGCCACCTTCGCGCTGTACGCGGAAGGCGTGGATGACAACCGCTTCCTGCCCCTGTTCCAGGCGGCGTTGATGCTCAACCTGGCGTGCGCGCTTCGCTACGACGCGTGGATGTACATCCCGCTGCTCACGGTGGCGCTGTGCTTCAGCAGCCAGGACAAGGTGGTGTCGCTGACCCGGGCCGTGGGCTTCGGCCTGGTGTGCCTGCCGTTCCCCCTGTTGTGGATGCAGGGAAATGAGCTGATGCACGGTAACCCGTTCTTCCCGGTGGTGGCGGTGGAGGACTTCCACCGTAACTGGGTGAAGTCGTCCCTGGGCTCGGGGTCGAACGTGCTCTGGCGGTTGCAGCAACTGGGGTTCTGGCCCGGCATCGCCTTGCTCACGCTGTCGCCTCTCGTCGCGCTGCTGGGCATGGCGGGCATGGTTCGCGCGTGGCGCTCGCGTCCGGACACGCGCTGGCTGGTGGCCGCGGCGGTGCTTCCCGCTGCCTACTTCACCTTCCGGGCGGCGGTGCTGCTGACCTTCGTTCCGCTGGGCCGCTTCACGGTGACGCAGGTCGCGCTGCTCCCCGTCTTCGTGGCCTTCGGCTTCGCCGGGCTGGTGGCAACGCGTGGAGGGCCCATGCTGCGCAAGGCCCTGGCGGGCGTGACGGTGCTGGTCGCCGTGGCCGTGCCGGTGGCGATGGGCGTCTATACGTTCCGCGCCGACGGGCCGCTGCAGTCCACGATGCGCCCCATCAGCCCCACGTCCACGAATCCCGTGGCGCTGATGCAGGTGGCGAAGTTCCTGAAGGCGGAGGTCGCCGCCAAGGGTGGGGCCGCCGCGCTCGACGTCGACCCGAACTACATGGACCTGCAACTGGCCTTCTTCTCCGGCCTCCCCGAGGAGCGGCTGGCGCGCGTGCGCTGGGACACCTTCCGCCAGCGCATGCAGGAGGCCCGTCCGGAGGTGCTGGTCCGCTTCGACGGTGGAGCGCTGGCGAAGGCCGAGGGCGTGAAGCTGGAGGAGCGCTCGCTGGTACTGGACGGCGTGGCCTACCAGAAGCTGGATGGCTTCACCGCGCCGCTTCACGTGTACCGGCGTCAGCCGTAG
- a CDS encoding PrkA family serine protein kinase, translating into MKDAEKGSWVSRIAALQDVKTYAELNWEGSFEEYLEIVRQNPKVTRTAFQRIYDMILSHGKTEYIDNKKKLIRYHFFSDEKFGGRDAIFGLDVPLMKLVNVFKSAAQGYGTEKRVILLHGPVGSSKSTIARLLKKGTEDYSKTPEGAAYTFSWLTDKKGSDGAPVKEKMKCPMNEEPLNLIPREWRSKIYAELSAPESGYTIPDGSELCPACRFVFKDLMTQYQGDFAKVMSHIRVNRLVFSEKDRVGIGTFQPKDEKNQDSTELTGDINYRKIAEYGSDSDPRAFNFDGEFNIANRGIIEFVEVLKLDVAFLYDLLGASQEHKIKPKKFPQTDIDEVILGHTNEPEYKKLENNEFMEALRDRTVKIDVPYITKLSEEVKIYEKDFNSRAIKGKHIAPHTLEMAAMWAVLTRLEEPKKHNLSLLQKLKLYNGKTLPNFTEDNIKELRKESNREGLEGISPRYIQDKISNALVSDKGEGCINPFMVLNELEAGLKTHSLINNEDTRKGMKELLTSVKQEYEDIVKNEVQRAISADEDAIAKLCGNYIDNIKAYTQKEKVKNKYTGLYEEPDERLMRSIEEKIDIPDTRKDDFRREIMNYIGALAVEGKTFNYRTNERLHKSLELKLFEDQKDSIKLKNLVSSVVDKETQEKIDLVKDRMMKNYGYCEICSTDVLNFVASIFARGDAKE; encoded by the coding sequence ATGAAGGACGCTGAGAAGGGTTCGTGGGTCTCCAGAATCGCCGCGCTGCAGGACGTGAAGACCTACGCGGAGCTCAACTGGGAAGGCTCGTTCGAGGAGTACCTCGAAATCGTCCGGCAGAACCCCAAGGTCACCCGCACCGCCTTCCAGAGGATCTACGACATGATCCTCAGCCACGGAAAGACGGAGTACATCGACAACAAGAAGAAGCTCATCCGCTACCACTTCTTCAGTGACGAGAAGTTCGGCGGCCGTGACGCCATCTTCGGGCTCGATGTCCCGCTCATGAAGCTGGTCAACGTCTTCAAGTCCGCCGCCCAGGGCTACGGCACCGAGAAGCGCGTCATCCTCCTCCACGGCCCCGTGGGCTCGTCCAAGTCCACCATCGCGCGCCTGCTGAAGAAGGGCACCGAGGACTACTCCAAGACGCCGGAGGGCGCCGCGTACACCTTCTCCTGGCTCACCGACAAGAAGGGCTCGGACGGCGCCCCGGTGAAGGAGAAGATGAAGTGCCCGATGAACGAGGAGCCGCTCAACCTCATCCCCCGGGAGTGGCGTTCCAAGATCTACGCCGAGCTGTCTGCGCCCGAGTCCGGCTACACCATTCCGGATGGCTCCGAGCTGTGCCCCGCCTGCCGCTTCGTCTTCAAGGACCTGATGACGCAGTACCAGGGCGACTTCGCCAAGGTCATGAGCCACATCCGCGTCAACCGGCTCGTCTTCAGCGAGAAGGACCGCGTGGGCATCGGCACCTTCCAGCCCAAGGACGAGAAGAACCAGGACTCCACTGAGCTCACCGGTGACATCAACTACCGGAAGATCGCCGAGTACGGCTCCGACTCCGACCCGCGCGCCTTCAACTTCGACGGCGAATTCAACATCGCCAACCGCGGCATCATCGAGTTCGTCGAGGTGCTTAAGCTGGACGTCGCGTTCCTCTACGACCTGCTCGGCGCGTCGCAGGAGCACAAAATCAAGCCGAAGAAGTTCCCGCAGACGGACATCGACGAGGTCATCCTCGGCCACACCAACGAGCCCGAGTACAAGAAGCTCGAGAACAACGAGTTCATGGAGGCCCTGAGAGATCGCACGGTGAAGATTGACGTCCCGTACATCACCAAGCTGTCCGAAGAGGTGAAGATCTACGAGAAGGACTTCAACTCCCGTGCCATCAAGGGCAAGCACATCGCTCCGCACACGCTGGAGATGGCCGCCATGTGGGCCGTGCTCACGCGCCTGGAGGAGCCCAAGAAGCACAACCTGTCGCTGCTCCAGAAGCTCAAGCTCTACAACGGCAAGACGCTCCCGAACTTCACCGAGGACAACATCAAGGAGCTGCGCAAGGAGAGCAACCGCGAGGGCCTGGAAGGCATCTCCCCGCGCTACATCCAGGACAAGATCTCCAACGCCCTGGTGAGCGACAAGGGCGAGGGCTGCATCAACCCCTTCATGGTCCTCAACGAGCTGGAGGCCGGCCTCAAGACGCACTCCCTCATCAACAACGAGGACACGCGCAAGGGGATGAAGGAGCTGCTCACGTCCGTGAAGCAGGAGTACGAGGACATCGTCAAGAACGAGGTCCAGCGCGCCATCTCCGCAGACGAGGACGCCATCGCCAAGCTGTGCGGCAACTACATCGACAACATCAAGGCCTACACCCAGAAGGAGAAGGTCAAGAACAAGTACACCGGCCTCTACGAGGAGCCCGATGAGCGGCTGATGCGGTCCATCGAGGAGAAGATCGACATCCCCGATACCCGCAAGGACGACTTCCGCCGCGAAATCATGAACTACATCGGCGCGCTCGCGGTGGAGGGGAAGACCTTCAACTACCGGACCAACGAGCGGCTCCACAAGTCGCTGGAGCTGAAGCTGTTCGAGGACCAGAAGGACAGCATCAAGCTCAAGAACCTGGTGTCCTCCGTCGTCGACAAGGAGACGCAGGAGAAGATCGACCTGGTGAAGGACCGGATGATGAAGAACTACGGCTACTGCGAGATCTGCTCCACGGACGTGCTGAACTTCGTGGCCAGCATCTTCGCCCGCGGCGACGCGAAGGAGTAA